A stretch of the Marasmius oreades isolate 03SP1 chromosome 8, whole genome shotgun sequence genome encodes the following:
- a CDS encoding uncharacterized protein (BUSCO:EOG09262K67), giving the protein MQQAVQPRIREVWAQNLHEEFRVIRDVIETHPYIAMDTEFPGVVARPIGNFKTMSEYHYQTMRCNVDLSKLVQVGFTLADENGDYSPEGSTWQFNFRFSVNEDMYSPEFVDLLQKSGIDLFRHEEMGIAPGDFAELMISSGMVLTEDTKWISFHGGYDFGYFLRVLTGESLPVSEDKFWEVLHIWFPTVYDTRYILNQFKPSTSKGLSLNDMCEELGIHRIGNAHQAGPDSLLISDAFFKLRERYSPEGFDHREFNGKMFGFGQTATVTNGLTDPGRGGATMAEREDRMTMREVHNQTPGPQNQGVSIGLQLQAGIPTQIPPTQYGPMGANGPPYLRTSLVGGR; this is encoded by the exons TACATTGCGATG GACACAGAATTTCCAGGAGTCGTCGCGAGACCTATTGGCAATTTCAAAACCATGTCGGAATACCACTACCAAACAATGCGTTGCAACGTCGACCTATCGAAGCTCGTACAGGTTGGATTTACTTTGGCGGATGAAAATGGAGATTATTCGCCGGAAGGGTCTACTTGGCAATTCAATTTCCGGTTCAGCGTGAA CGAGGATATGTACTCTCCAGAGTTTGTGGACCTCTTACAGAAGTCTGGGATCGACCTTTTCAGACACGAAGAGATGGGAATTGCGCCTGGTGATTTTGCGGAATTGATGATATCTTCTGGAATGGTTTTGACGGAGGATACAAAGTGGATATCGTTCCACGG TGGATACGACTTTGGCTACTTTCTTCGTGTCCTTACTGGTGAATCACTTCCAGTGTCCGAAGACAAGTTTTGGGAAGTCCTTCACATATGGTTTCCGACCGTCTACGATACTCGATACATCCTTAACCAATTTAAACCAAGTACAAGTAAAGGTCTTTCCCTGAATGACATGTGCGAGGAATTGGGT ATTCACCGGATTGGCAACGCGCACCAAGCAGGCCCAGATTCGCTTCTCATCTCTGATGCATTCTTCAAGTTACGTGAAAGATATTCTCCCGAGGGATTTGACCATCGAGAATTCAACGGGAAGATGTTTGGATTTGGTCAGACCGCGACTGTTACCAATGGTTTAACAGATCCTGGGAGAGGTGGGGCGACGATGGCGGAACGAGAAGATCGGATGACGATGCGTGAGGTTCACAATCAAACACCTGGACCCCAGAACCAGGGTGTGAGCATTGGTCTTCAATTACAAGCTGGTATTCCTACCCAAATCCCACCGACGCAGTACGGACCGATGGGTGCCAATGGGCCACCCTACCTACGGACCTCTCTAGTCGGAGGTCGATGA